A section of the Phaseolus vulgaris cultivar G19833 chromosome 8, P. vulgaris v2.0, whole genome shotgun sequence genome encodes:
- the LOC137827023 gene encoding protein FAR1-RELATED SEQUENCE 9 isoform X2, with the protein MSITRQRTLGGGGHVLDYLKRMQAENPSFFYAVQDDNDLSCGNIFWADAASRTNYSYFGDAVILDTTYKTNRYRVPFASFTGLNHHGQPVLFGCALILNESELSFIWLFRTWLHAMSGRHPASITTDFDPSIHVIVAQVLPSTRHRFSKWSIFRETRGKLAHLCQSHPAFETEFKKCIHESETTDEFDSYWHSLLERFCVMDNEWLQSMYNARQHWVPVYLRDSFFGEISSNEGNECLNFFFDGYVNSSTTLLGLVRQYEKAVSNWHERELKADYETTNSSPVLKTPSPMEKQAANLYTRKMFMKFQEELVETLANPATKIDDSGTITTYRVAKFGENQKSHVVTFNSFETKASCSCLMFEYSGIICRHILTVFRAKNVLTLPPQYLLKRWTRNAKTGTLLEEHASELPSSSRESVTVRYNNLRQEAVKYVEEGAKSIQIYHVAMRALQEAANKVCTVKNQITGTAEGATVTNGSRGDLLAADEDVASYQSVAEKQKKIQELTAELEVANQQCEVYRANLLAVLKDMEEQKLKLSVKVQNARLSLKE; encoded by the exons ATGAGTATCACTAGACAGCGTACCCTTGGTGGCGGGGGTCATGTATTGGATTACTTgaagcgcatgcaggcagaaaatccttctttcttttatGCAGTCCAGGATGACAATGATCTCTCATGTGGTAATATATTTTGGGCTGATGCCGCATCTAGAACAAACTACTCTTATTTTGGAGATGCTGTTATATTGGACACAACGTACAAGACTAACCGATACAGGGTGCCATTTGCCTCTTTCACTGGGTTGAATCATCATGGGCAACCTGTGTTATTTGGTTGTGCATTGATTCTCAATGAATCTGAGTTATCATTTATATGGCTATTCAGGACTTGGCTTCATGCCATGTCTGGCCGTCACCCTGCCTCCATCACAACAGATTTTGACCCTTCAATACATGTTATTGTTGCCCAAGTTCTCCCTTCAACTCGCCACCGGTTTAGTAAATGGAGCATATTTAGAGAAACCAGAGGCAAACTAGCTCATTTATGCCAATCACATCCTGCTTTTGAAACTGAATTCAAGAAATGCATTCATGAGAGTGAGACTACTGATGAGTTTGACTCTTATTGGCATTCACTCTTGGAAAGATTCTGTGTCATGGATAATGAATGGCTTCAGTCAATGTACAATGCACGACAACATTGGGTTCCTGTCTACTTGCGGGACAGTTTCTTTGGAGAGATTTCTTCGAATGAGGGAAATGAatgtttgaattttttctttGATGGATATGTGAATTCATCCACCACGCTACTGGGGTTGGTTAGACAATACGAGAAAGCTGTATCAAATTGGCATGAAAGAGAATTAAAAGCAGATTATGAGACTACTAATAGTAGTCCAGTATTGAAAACACCATCTCCTATGGAAAAACAAGCTGCGAATCTTTACACGAGAAAGATGTTCATGAAATTCCAGGAGGAGTTAGTAGAGACTCTTGCAAATCCTGCTACAAAAATTGATGATTCAGGAACCATCACTACGTATAGAGTTGCCAAATTTGGGGAAAACCAAAAATCTCATGTCGTCACTTTTAATTCTTTCGAGACAAAAGCTAGTTGCAGTTGTCTGATGTTTGAATATTCAGGAATTATTTGTAGGCATATATTGACAGTCTTCAGAGCTAAAAATGTTCTCACTCTTCCACCTCAGTATTTATTGAAACGCTGGACAAGGAATGCTAAAACTGGTACATTGTTAGAAGAACATGCATCTGAATTGCCGAGTAGTTCACGAGAGTCTGTGACAGTTCGTTATAACAATTTGCGTCAAGAAGCAGTCAAATATGTGGAAGAAGGGGCAAAATCAATCCAAATCTACCATGTTGCCATGAGAGCTTTGCAAGAAGCTGCTAATAAGGTTTGCACTGTAAAAAATCAGATTACTGGAACTGCAGAGGGAGCAACAGTAACCAATGGAAGCAGGGGTGATTTGCTTGCAGCAGATGAAGATGTTGCAAGTTATCAATCTGTG GCAGAGAAGcaaaagaaaattcaagagTTGACTGCTGAGTTAGAAGTCGCAAATCAACAATGCGAAGTTTATAGAGCAAACTTGCTAGCTGTGCTAAAGGATATGGAAGAACAAAAGTTAAAGCTATCAGTAAAGGTCCAAAATGCAAGACTTAGTTTGAAAGAATGA
- the LOC137827023 gene encoding protein FAR1-RELATED SEQUENCE 9 isoform X1: MSITRQRTLGGGGHVLDYLKRMQAENPSFFYAVQDDNDLSCGNIFWADAASRTNYSYFGDAVILDTTYKTNRYRVPFASFTGLNHHGQPVLFGCALILNESELSFIWLFRTWLHAMSGRHPASITTDFDPSIHVIVAQVLPSTRHRFSKWSIFRETRGKLAHLCQSHPAFETEFKKCIHESETTDEFDSYWHSLLERFCVMDNEWLQSMYNARQHWVPVYLRDSFFGEISSNEGNECLNFFFDGYVNSSTTLLGLVRQYEKAVSNWHERELKADYETTNSSPVLKTPSPMEKQAANLYTRKMFMKFQEELVETLANPATKIDDSGTITTYRVAKFGENQKSHVVTFNSFETKASCSCLMFEYSGIICRHILTVFRAKNVLTLPPQYLLKRWTRNAKTGTLLEEHASELPSSSRESVTVRYNNLRQEAVKYVEEGAKSIQIYHVAMRALQEAANKVCTVKNQITGTAEGATVTNGSRGDLLAADEDVASYQSVQAEKQKKIQELTAELEVANQQCEVYRANLLAVLKDMEEQKLKLSVKVQNARLSLKE, from the exons ATGAGTATCACTAGACAGCGTACCCTTGGTGGCGGGGGTCATGTATTGGATTACTTgaagcgcatgcaggcagaaaatccttctttcttttatGCAGTCCAGGATGACAATGATCTCTCATGTGGTAATATATTTTGGGCTGATGCCGCATCTAGAACAAACTACTCTTATTTTGGAGATGCTGTTATATTGGACACAACGTACAAGACTAACCGATACAGGGTGCCATTTGCCTCTTTCACTGGGTTGAATCATCATGGGCAACCTGTGTTATTTGGTTGTGCATTGATTCTCAATGAATCTGAGTTATCATTTATATGGCTATTCAGGACTTGGCTTCATGCCATGTCTGGCCGTCACCCTGCCTCCATCACAACAGATTTTGACCCTTCAATACATGTTATTGTTGCCCAAGTTCTCCCTTCAACTCGCCACCGGTTTAGTAAATGGAGCATATTTAGAGAAACCAGAGGCAAACTAGCTCATTTATGCCAATCACATCCTGCTTTTGAAACTGAATTCAAGAAATGCATTCATGAGAGTGAGACTACTGATGAGTTTGACTCTTATTGGCATTCACTCTTGGAAAGATTCTGTGTCATGGATAATGAATGGCTTCAGTCAATGTACAATGCACGACAACATTGGGTTCCTGTCTACTTGCGGGACAGTTTCTTTGGAGAGATTTCTTCGAATGAGGGAAATGAatgtttgaattttttctttGATGGATATGTGAATTCATCCACCACGCTACTGGGGTTGGTTAGACAATACGAGAAAGCTGTATCAAATTGGCATGAAAGAGAATTAAAAGCAGATTATGAGACTACTAATAGTAGTCCAGTATTGAAAACACCATCTCCTATGGAAAAACAAGCTGCGAATCTTTACACGAGAAAGATGTTCATGAAATTCCAGGAGGAGTTAGTAGAGACTCTTGCAAATCCTGCTACAAAAATTGATGATTCAGGAACCATCACTACGTATAGAGTTGCCAAATTTGGGGAAAACCAAAAATCTCATGTCGTCACTTTTAATTCTTTCGAGACAAAAGCTAGTTGCAGTTGTCTGATGTTTGAATATTCAGGAATTATTTGTAGGCATATATTGACAGTCTTCAGAGCTAAAAATGTTCTCACTCTTCCACCTCAGTATTTATTGAAACGCTGGACAAGGAATGCTAAAACTGGTACATTGTTAGAAGAACATGCATCTGAATTGCCGAGTAGTTCACGAGAGTCTGTGACAGTTCGTTATAACAATTTGCGTCAAGAAGCAGTCAAATATGTGGAAGAAGGGGCAAAATCAATCCAAATCTACCATGTTGCCATGAGAGCTTTGCAAGAAGCTGCTAATAAGGTTTGCACTGTAAAAAATCAGATTACTGGAACTGCAGAGGGAGCAACAGTAACCAATGGAAGCAGGGGTGATTTGCTTGCAGCAGATGAAGATGTTGCAAGTTATCAATCTGTG CAGGCAGAGAAGcaaaagaaaattcaagagTTGACTGCTGAGTTAGAAGTCGCAAATCAACAATGCGAAGTTTATAGAGCAAACTTGCTAGCTGTGCTAAAGGATATGGAAGAACAAAAGTTAAAGCTATCAGTAAAGGTCCAAAATGCAAGACTTAGTTTGAAAGAATGA
- the LOC137825462 gene encoding uncharacterized protein — translation MGNLIVGEIIVGEVIVGHFIVGHFIVGDIMVAEIMVGNFIVGDFIEGEVTVGEVIVVEFIVVGDFIVGDFSVGEVMVGEFFVDDFIVGEVIVGEVILGEVIVGDFIVGEFIVGEVIVGHFIVGEIIVGVVIVGEVIVGEVIVGDFIVGDFIGGDFIVGDFMVGDFIAGDFMVGDFIAGHFIVVQFIVGDFIVGDFIVGDFIVSDFIVGDFFFSDFIVGEFIVGEVIVGEVIVGEVIVGDFIVGDFIVGEFIVGDFMVGDFIVADFMVGDFILGVFNTGDFIVGDFIVGHYIVGDFIVGDFIVGDVIVGEFIVGEVIVGDIRVGEVIVGEFSMGEVSVGEDIVGEDIVGEVILGEVIVGEVIVGEFVVGEVIVGEDIVGEVIMGEDLASCHELHNCYIQTWTVINYAKVILAYTLKPSESR, via the exons ATGGGTAACCTTATCGTGGGTGAGATTATCGTGGGTGAGGTTATCGTGGGTCACTTTATCGTGGGTCACTTTATCGTGGGTGACATTATGGTGGCTGAGATTATGGTGGGGAACTTTATCGTTGGTGACTTTATTGAGGGTGAGGTGACCGTGGGTGAGGTTATCGTGGTTGAGTTTATCGTTG TGGGTGACTTTATCGTGGGTGACTTTAGCGTGGGTGAGGTTATGGTGGGTGAGTTTTTCGTGGATGATTTTATCGTGGGTGAGGTTATCGTGGGTGAGGTTATTTTGGGTGAGGTTATCGTGGGTGATTTTATCGTGGGTGAGTTTATCGTGGGTGAGGTTATCGTGGGTCACTTTATCGTGGGTGAGATTATCGTGGGTGTGGTTATCGTGGGTGAGGTTATCGTGGGTGAGGTTATCGTGGGTGACTTTATCGTGGGTGACTTTATCGGGGGTGACTTTATCGTAGGTGACTTTATGGTGGGTGACTTTATCGCGGGTGATTTTATGGTGGGTGACTTTATCGCGGGTCACTTTATCGTGGTTCAATTTATAGTGGGTGATTTTATCGTGGGTGACTTTATCGTGGGTGACTTTATCGTGAGTGACTTTATCGTCGGTGACTTTTTCTTCAGTGACTTTATCGTGGGTGAGTTTATCGTGGGTGAGGTTATCGTGGGTGAGGTTATCGTGGGTGAGGTTATCGTGGGTGACTTTATCGTGGGTGACTTTATCGTGGGTGAGTTTATCGTGGGTGACTTTATGGTGGGTGACTTTATCGTGGCTGACTTTATGGTGGGTGACTTTATCTTGG GTGTCTTTAACACGGGTGACTTTATCGTGGGTGACTTTATCGTGGGTCACTATATCGTGGGTGACTTTATCGTGGGTGACTTTATCGTGG GTGACGTTATCGTGGGTGAGTTTATCGTGGGTGAGGTTATCGTTGGTGATATTCGCGTGGGTGAGGTTATCGTGGGTGAGTTTAGCATGGGTGAGGTTAGCGTGGGTGAGGATATCGTGGGTGAGGATATCGTGGGTGAGGTTATCTTGGGTGAGGTTATCGTGGGTGAGGTTATCGTGGGTGAGTTTGTCGTGGGTGAGGTTATCGTGGGTGAGGATATCGTGGGTGAGGTTATCATGGGTGAG GACTTGGCTTCATGCCATGAGCTGCACAATTGTTACATTCAAACTTGGACAGTAATAAACTACGCAAAGGTTATTCTG GCATATACCTTAAAGCCTTCCGAATCACGGTAG
- the LOC137825463 gene encoding uncharacterized protein, whose amino-acid sequence MFIVGEFIVGEVSGSDVGEVSVSDVIVGEVIVGEVILGEVIMGEVIVGEDIVGEIIVGENIVGEFSWVRVGDVIVGEVIVGEDIVGEYIVGEDIVGEDIVGEVILGEFIVGEVIVGEFIVGEVIVGGFIVGEFIVGDVIVGEFIVGEFIVGEDIVGEDIVGDVRMGEVIVVEDIMGEDIVGEIIVGEFIVGEVIVGEDIVGEVIVGEVSVGDVIVGEVIVGEVIVGEFIVDEFIVGDVIVGEVIVAEFIVAEFIVGECIVDYVIVGEIIVVSDVIMG is encoded by the exons ATGTTTATCGTGGGTGAGTTTATCGTGGGTGAGGTTAGCGGGAGTGACGTGGGTGAGGTTAGCGTGAGTGACGTTATCGTGGGTGAGGTTATCGTGGGTGAGGTTATCTTGGGTGAGGTTATCATGGGTGAGGTTATCGTGGGTGAGGATATCGTGGGTGAGATTATCGTGGGTGAGAATATCGTGGGTGAGTTTTCGTGGGTGAG AGTGGGTGATGTTATCGTGGGTGAGGTTATCGTGGGTGAGGATATCGTGGGTGAGTATATCGTGGGTGAGGATATCGTGGGTGAGGATATCGTGGGTGAGGTTATCTTGGGTGAGTTTATCGTGGGTGAGGTTATCGTGGGTGAGTTTATCGTGGGTGAGGTTATCGTGGGTGGGTTTATCGTGGGTGAGTTTATCGTGGGTGATGTTATCGTGGGTGAGTTTATCGTGGGTGAGTTTATCGTGGGTGAGGATATCGTGGGTGAGGATATCGTGGGTGACGTTAGAATGGGTGAGGTTATCGTGGTTGAGGATATCATGGGTGAGGATATCGTAGGTGAGATTATCGTGGGTGAGTTTATCGTGGGTGAGGTTATCGTGGGTGAGGATATCGTGGGTGAGGTTATCGTGGGTGAGGTTAGCGTGGGTGATGTTATCGTGGGTGAGGTTATCGTGGGTGAGGTTATCGTGGGTGAGTTTATCGTGGATGAGTTTATCGTGGGTGACGTTATCGTGGGTGAGGTAATCGTGGCTGAGTTTATCGTGGCTGAGTTTATCGTGGGTGAGTGTATCGTGGATTATGTTATCGTGGGTGAGATTATCGTGGTGAGTGACGTTATCATGGGTTGA